TTTCTCGTAATTGCAATCCATATCCGAGCAGCTTGGCCCTTCGATTCCTTCCATGCTGCCCCGGAACGGTCGGTCTCTTCTCGATAATACATTTGGTAAAACACTTCTCTCCTTTCAAGAAAAGTTTTTCACCTTCCCGGCGGCACAGTCTACAAACTGGCCCAATATATCTAGCCAAGTTACTCCTCCTAAATAATCGTGGATCGTAATCGTGATCGTAATCGTGATCGCAATCTCACACTCTTATACTCTTCTTCTCTTTGGTGGCCGGCACCCGTTGTGGGGAATCGGCGTTACATCTTTAATGGATTTGATTTCGAGTCCTACGGACTGCAGAGCCCGGATGGCGGATTCACGTCCGGCGCCGGGACCTTTTACGCGAACATGTACGCGTTTCATGCCATGTTTGACGGCTTCCTGTCCGCAATTCACGGCGGCTTGCTGGGCCGCGAAGGGAGTTCCTTTTCTGGAACCCTTGAAACCTAACGTGCCGGCGCTCGCCCAGCTGACAACGTTCCCCTGCAGATCGGTAATTGTAATAATCGCGTTGTTAAAACTTGCCTGGATGTGAACAACACCCATCGGAACTTTCAGGTCCTTTTTCTTCTTTGTTGCTTTAGCCATGCATCAACCTCTTATGATTTTGGCGCTGCGGGTGCTGCCGCTGGGGCTGCCGGCTTTGGCGCCGCCGCTGATGGTTTGCGAATAGTCATCGTTTTGCCACGCGGTCCTTTGCGTGTGCGAGCATTCGTATGAGTTCTCTGACCACGAACCGGCAATCCACGACGATGGCGAATACCACGATAGCATCCGATATCCATCAATCGTTTGATGTTCATCGATATTTCTTTTTTCAAGTCTCCTTCGACTCGACCCTCTTGATCGATGATTTTTCGAATGTTGCTGACCTGTTCTTCCGTGAGATCCCGGACTTTCACACCTTCCGCTACCTGAGCTTTTGCTAAAAGCGATTTTGCTCTGGTTCGTCCGATGCCGAAAATGTAGGTCAGGCCGATTTCTATTCTTTTGTTCGGTGGTAAATCAATACCGGCTATACGTGCCATAATGCTCCTATTTCAAATTGCATATTGCATAACGCAAAATTATCCCTGACGTTGTTTATGCTTCGGATTCTCGCAAATCACGCGAATCCTGCCACGACGAATGATGATTTTGCACTTATCACAAATACGTTTTACGGATGCTCTGATCTTCATAACTTTTCACTTAAATCGATAAGTAATCCGCCCGCGGGTCAAGTCATAAGGTGTCAGCTCCACTTTCACCTTGTCTCCCGGCAGAATCCGGATAAAGTTCTTTCTCATCTTCCCTGAAATATGAGCAAGGACAATATGTTCCTTGCCATCCAGGCGCACTCGAAACATTGCATTCGGTAACGTTTCCGTCACCGTTCCGGTAACTTCGATTGCTTCTTCTTTCGGCATAAACTCCTTATTTTTCACCGCAGAGAACGCTGAGATCGCTGAGAAAAGAAAAATTCATTTTCTTAATTCCTCGGCGTCCTCTGCGGCCTCTGCGGTAAATACAACCGGTTCCACCTTAGAAATCTCCGACAAAACCACGGGGCCATTCTCGGTAATGGCAATCGTGTGCTCAAAATGCGCTGCCAACGACCGGTCGCGCGTGATGGCGGTCCAGTTGTCCGCAAGAATTTCTACTTCCGGACCTCCCTGACAAACCATCGGCTCGATCGCAAAAACCATCCCGGCCTTAATCCGCGGACCCTGTCCGGGCTTTCCATAGTTCGGAATCTGCGGATCCTCGTGCAAATTTCTGCCGATTCCATGACCCACAAATTCACGCACCACTGAGTAGCCATATCCCTCAACAAATTTCTGTACCGCGAAGCCGATGTCACCGATCCGGTTTCCCTGTCGCGCCTGATCAATTGCAATTCTTAATGACTCTTTCGTAACATCGATCAGATTTTGCGCTTCTTTGGCAATCCTTCCTACAGCGAAGGTTCTGGCCGCGTCGCCGTAAAAACCATCCCAAATCGCGCCCAAATCCAGACTCACAATGTCTCCATCCTTTAATTTCCGCTTTGACGGTATTCCATGAACGATCTCTTCGTTGATCGAAACGCACAAT
The genomic region above belongs to bacterium and contains:
- the rpsK gene encoding 30S ribosomal protein S11; amino-acid sequence: MAKATKKKKDLKVPMGVVHIQASFNNAIITITDLQGNVVSWASAGTLGFKGSRKGTPFAAQQAAVNCGQEAVKHGMKRVHVRVKGPGAGRESAIRALQSVGLEIKSIKDVTPIPHNGCRPPKRRRV
- the rpsM gene encoding 30S ribosomal protein S13; translated protein: MARIAGIDLPPNKRIEIGLTYIFGIGRTRAKSLLAKAQVAEGVKVRDLTEEQVSNIRKIIDQEGRVEGDLKKEISMNIKRLMDIGCYRGIRHRRGLPVRGQRTHTNARTRKGPRGKTMTIRKPSAAAPKPAAPAAAPAAPKS
- the rpmJ gene encoding 50S ribosomal protein L36; this translates as MKIRASVKRICDKCKIIIRRGRIRVICENPKHKQRQG
- the infA gene encoding translation initiation factor IF-1, which produces MPKEEAIEVTGTVTETLPNAMFRVRLDGKEHIVLAHISGKMRKNFIRILPGDKVKVELTPYDLTRGRITYRFK
- the map gene encoding type I methionyl aminopeptidase; the encoded protein is MVHIKSLEEVEKIRKASLIVARTLQSLAQCVQEGISTLELDSVAESEILKAGARPAFKGYRGFPRTLCVSINEEIVHGIPSKRKLKDGDIVSLDLGAIWDGFYGDAARTFAVGRIAKEAQNLIDVTKESLRIAIDQARQGNRIGDIGFAVQKFVEGYGYSVVREFVGHGIGRNLHEDPQIPNYGKPGQGPRIKAGMVFAIEPMVCQGGPEVEILADNWTAITRDRSLAAHFEHTIAITENGPVVLSEISKVEPVVFTAEAAEDAEELRK